The following proteins come from a genomic window of Pedobacter faecalis:
- a CDS encoding ATP-binding cassette domain-containing protein, which yields MSIKVKDLSKHYGSHIAVDRISFEAAPGRILGFLGPNGAGKSTTMRMLTCYLQPSAGSASVGGYDTRLQGMEVKRIVGYLPENTPLYTDMYVKEFLHFVAETYGLKQISQRVARVISLVGLEAEQHKKIQMLSKGYRQRVGLAQAIIHDPEVLILDEPTSGLDPNQLTEIRSLIKILGEKKTVVLSTHIMQEVEALCDDVIIIHQGQIVTNGSLADLKNAHPSSSLEDIFRKLTIL from the coding sequence TTGAGCATTAAAGTCAAGGATTTAAGTAAGCATTACGGAAGCCATATAGCGGTAGACAGGATCAGTTTTGAGGCAGCTCCAGGCAGGATACTCGGCTTTTTAGGCCCGAACGGCGCGGGTAAGTCGACCACCATGCGGATGCTTACCTGTTATTTGCAGCCAAGTGCAGGTTCCGCCTCGGTAGGCGGTTATGATACCCGTTTGCAAGGCATGGAAGTAAAAAGGATAGTCGGTTACCTGCCGGAAAATACACCGCTGTATACTGATATGTATGTGAAGGAGTTTCTGCATTTCGTAGCAGAAACCTATGGCTTGAAGCAAATTTCTCAACGGGTAGCCCGCGTTATTTCGTTGGTGGGATTGGAAGCCGAACAGCACAAGAAAATTCAAATGCTGTCGAAGGGATACAGGCAACGGGTAGGCCTGGCCCAAGCCATCATTCACGATCCTGAGGTATTGATCCTGGACGAGCCTACATCCGGACTGGATCCAAACCAGCTTACTGAGATCAGGTCGCTGATAAAAATACTTGGCGAAAAGAAAACAGTTGTCCTTTCTACGCACATTATGCAGGAGGTAGAGGCGTTGTGCGATGACGTTATTATTATACACCAGGGACAGATTGTTACAAACGGTAGTCTCGCTGATCTTAAAAATGCACACCCCTCATCTTCGCTCGAAGACATCTTCAGAAAATTGACTATTTTATGA
- a CDS encoding outer membrane beta-barrel protein produces MKKLFLLTAIAGVFAFSGVKAQDPAMSGPKLGVGVEFGFPIGDFGDVSDFGVGGSLLYQHPIANKLNFTANAGYLSFQGKDYQLGGVTIDGGSIGVIPVKAGLRYFLAENIFVNAEAGAVFGTEDGFGTRFAYSPGLGVEFPVADKSALELSARYEGWTKGDGIVTPQTIGLRLAWNFGL; encoded by the coding sequence ATGAAAAAGCTATTTTTATTGACTGCAATTGCAGGTGTATTTGCGTTCTCTGGTGTGAAAGCACAAGATCCAGCGATGTCCGGACCTAAGTTGGGTGTTGGCGTTGAATTTGGTTTTCCAATCGGCGATTTCGGTGATGTATCTGATTTTGGCGTAGGCGGATCTTTGTTGTATCAGCACCCGATTGCCAACAAACTGAACTTTACGGCAAATGCGGGGTATTTGAGTTTTCAAGGTAAGGACTATCAATTGGGTGGAGTCACTATTGATGGCGGCAGCATAGGCGTGATTCCTGTTAAAGCTGGTTTGCGTTATTTTTTAGCTGAAAACATTTTCGTTAATGCTGAGGCAGGTGCTGTATTTGGAACCGAAGACGGTTTCGGAACCCGGTTTGCCTACTCACCTGGACTGGGTGTTGAGTTTCCGGTAGCAGATAAGTCGGCCCTGGAATTAAGCGCCCGTTATGAGGGCTGGACTAAGGGCGATGGTATTGTTACTCCTCAGACTATCGGCTTAAGACTGGCTTGGAACTTCGGTCTCTAA
- a CDS encoding c-type cytochrome, with the protein MKKLFKVLGYVILIIVLLIGCVLGYVKFGLPNVGEAIDLKVDSSPERIERGRYLANHVTLCVDCHSQRDWSKFAGPPVLTSLGKGGEKFDHSIGFPGSVYSPNITPFNLKDWTDGELYRVITTGVTKEGRALMNIMPYPAYGRMDREDIYAIIAYLRTLPAQSSTVPERKLDFPLNFIVNTIPSEAVHQNRPAESDTLKYGAYLVNAAACVDCHTKQDKGANVEGMEFAGGRDFVMPTGTVSSANITSDRATGIGNWTKAQFIARFKSHSPSNVSSDVGKGGFQTVMPWVMYAGMRESDLGAMYVYLKTVKPIGNRVTRFTEKK; encoded by the coding sequence ATGAAAAAATTGTTTAAGGTTCTCGGCTATGTCATTTTAATTATTGTACTGCTCATCGGATGCGTCCTGGGTTATGTTAAATTTGGTTTGCCCAATGTGGGTGAGGCCATAGATCTGAAGGTTGACTCCAGTCCTGAACGGATTGAAAGAGGCCGTTATCTTGCCAATCATGTTACCTTGTGTGTGGACTGCCACTCGCAACGCGACTGGTCTAAGTTTGCCGGTCCGCCTGTGTTAACTTCGCTGGGAAAGGGCGGAGAGAAGTTTGACCACAGCATAGGTTTTCCCGGCTCGGTTTATTCGCCCAATATTACGCCCTTTAACCTAAAGGACTGGACAGATGGAGAGCTCTACAGGGTGATTACCACGGGTGTGACCAAAGAGGGCCGGGCACTGATGAATATTATGCCTTATCCTGCATATGGCAGGATGGACAGGGAAGACATCTATGCAATCATAGCTTATTTGAGAACACTTCCCGCTCAGTCGTCTACTGTTCCGGAAAGGAAACTGGATTTTCCGTTGAACTTTATTGTGAACACCATTCCATCCGAGGCTGTACATCAGAACCGTCCTGCTGAATCAGATACGCTGAAATACGGTGCGTATCTGGTAAACGCGGCGGCCTGCGTGGATTGTCACACTAAACAGGACAAGGGTGCTAATGTCGAAGGAATGGAGTTTGCCGGAGGAAGGGATTTCGTCATGCCAACCGGCACAGTGTCTTCAGCTAACATTACATCAGACCGGGCCACCGGAATTGGCAATTGGACCAAAGCACAGTTCATCGCACGCTTCAAATCCCACTCGCCTTCGAATGTGTCGTCGGACGTAGGGAAGGGGGGCTTTCAGACCGTAATGCCATGGGTAATGTATGCAGGAATGAGGGAGTCGGACCTGGGGGCGATGTATGTCTACCTGAAAACAGTTAAGCCGATCGGTAACCGTGTAACCCGCTTTACCGAGAAAAAATAA
- the gldF gene encoding gliding motility-associated ABC transporter permease subunit GldF: MRAVFKRELFSLLHSLMAYITIGVFLLALGLLLWLFPDTSILEYGYAELTGFFSLSPFLLMFLAPALTMRSFAEERKEGTYILLATRPLTDWQIIFGKYLACFVLLLFALVPTLVYFYSVHRLAMPEGNIDTGAVIGSYFGLILLGASFIAVGVFASAMTKNQAIAFAVSVFICFIAYSGLQAVSAVFALRHMENLLLSLSVNTHFESMSRGVLDTRDVVYFLSFILFFLGGTRVLLEGRKW, from the coding sequence ATGCGCGCAGTTTTTAAACGGGAATTATTCAGTTTACTCCACTCGCTGATGGCTTATATCACCATCGGCGTGTTTCTGCTTGCCCTGGGGTTGTTGCTGTGGCTTTTTCCAGATACATCCATATTGGAATATGGATATGCAGAGCTAACAGGCTTTTTCAGCCTTTCGCCGTTTTTGCTTATGTTTCTTGCTCCGGCGCTAACGATGCGTTCCTTCGCGGAGGAACGAAAGGAGGGAACGTATATTTTGCTGGCTACGCGTCCGCTCACCGACTGGCAGATCATTTTTGGGAAATATCTGGCCTGCTTTGTACTTTTGCTTTTTGCGCTTGTACCGACATTGGTTTATTTTTATTCTGTTCACCGTCTGGCAATGCCGGAAGGAAATATAGATACTGGTGCTGTAATCGGATCCTATTTCGGGTTGATCCTTCTTGGTGCGTCTTTTATTGCCGTCGGTGTGTTTGCATCGGCAATGACCAAGAACCAGGCGATAGCTTTTGCTGTGTCAGTTTTTATATGTTTTATTGCTTATTCCGGACTTCAGGCTGTGAGTGCTGTCTTTGCACTGCGTCATATGGAAAATCTGTTGCTCAGCCTGAGTGTTAACACGCATTTCGAATCGATGTCGAGAGGTGTGCTGGATACGCGGGATGTGGTCTATTTCTTAAGCTTTATCCTGTTTTTTCTGGGGGGTACCAGGGTGTTACTGGAGGGGCGTAAGTGGTGA